In Quercus robur chromosome 11, dhQueRobu3.1, whole genome shotgun sequence, the sequence CCCTTTAAGTAGTAGATGGAAAAATATGAAATGACTTGATGAGGATAAAAGGAGAGCTTCAGACTGACGGTGTTATGCTGTCTTCCATAAGACGGAGCGATAGCTGACGATCATAACTGACGACCTCCAGGCTTGACGGTTTCACTAGGTGACGCCCAGAAAGCTGAAGGAGATAAATTGAGGCTGACGGACCGAGCATAAAGTTGACTTTCTTCCCACGTTATAAGTTAAGAGTTGACTTGTTTCCCACGCTAGAGAATATtcaaaaggactcctataaggaaaggatccggAAAATACGCCCAaagggactcctataaggaaaagacttctactccaaggaaaaaagGGATGACCCTTGCCACTATAAAAACCTTAGCACCCTCGTgacccaaggtacgcataattttaccctctatagcactctagagcagtgagaatagttctaacttgaccttcggagggtatttggccggtaccacaccggtactctctgctaggttattccttttcgttgtgcaggtgtcatttgcgatcgtacgaggagcgtgtgactcattggtggtattgttttcggtatcATCATGACTGATggtgaaattaaaatattatgtttatGCCATCTCATCAGTCACATGTCCTTAATATATAGATCTTCATGGATTCACACACTTGACTCACATCCCCTTTTTTCTCGCCAGAAGAGAGTAGGGGAGGGGATCGAGGTCCTTTTTGCCTTCCTTCACTCCAATTTCCACTTGTTGTCACGGGTGGTCAATTGTCTCTTGACGAAAGGGTATCGAAAAGAATTGGTAGTGAGGGAAAAAGTATAGGACCataaaatttttcacatttttttttgttataattgtgATGTGACAGTGTGattagtgaacaaaaaaaatagatacaTGTGTAAGTGATAGTTAACCACTCATAATTTATTGCATCATAAtttatgacaaaaaaattgtaaaataatttatggtttTAAAACTACCATGTAACGAGAAAGGAGAATTGTTGCGTAAGAGAAGAATCATACATTTTGGTAAAGGGTTAGGgtgaataaataaatgttttcgctaattttttttaaaaaaaataatcaagcTCAACATGGCAGCTGTATCATGGCAACTCTGAGCCCAAGGCAtctattattataatttgatcAGATGAATCTTAAAACcatcatatatttatatgaaagtcgaagaacaaattaaatttaaattagtttTCAATTGTAGTTTAACTTTGTTCAATGTGtccaatttaatttaattgaatttatttataaaaaaaatttggtgtcAAGTGACCCATTCATAATACCCATCTCAAAAACTAAGATGACCGCCTTACTCGTTTAGGTAAGACCATAGTTGTCAGTATAGTACAATATGCGATACGTATTGTACGATATGTATCATATCGTTTACAAAAAGTTCAGTATTGTAAGGGTTTGTCAGAAGTGTTCATGAATCGAATAATACATAGGTGTGTATccataagttttttttccccttaataaTTTGAACTATACACTTGACATGCCCCTTtaatatttgtaaatttattttctatggtatgaataatgtattaaataacaatatatgttattattgttataactCAAAGAAGCTAGAAGCCAAGAATGTCAATTagaaatataaggaaaaaattattaacataaaGAACAATAAAAGATAGTAAATGTTGATGGAAAAAATCACGatgaaagaaataattttgcaagATGATGAACATGATGATAACATTGACATTGAATGTAGTTTATTTGGCAagataatgaaattttttttattagtttggcTCATATGtcatatattatcacttttgagttaaataaatttgaatgtgtattttataaacatattttaatttgatttattaagttttctttgttaaatattattacataaataatgattaaattagttattagttgaatatattttgatgatgcaCAGAAAATCAGTAGGCTAAATGCTCCGGGCTTCAATGGGCTAGAAGTTGCTTCGAAGgtctgaaaagaaagaaatacaaGATCAAAGGTGACCGGGGTGAATCAGCCAAGAaacctccgatgcttaagttagtttttcTCTCTAGAACTTGAGAATTCCAATTATAGGAGTGGTGGAAACTTACTTTCATTTGATGTGGATGAGTCCTTATATAGTGAGCGTTGGagtggttacttgtttagtaacttcCTCAACGTGTACGGAAGTTAGAAGGTTCAGATTTAACTTCCACAATTGCTATAGAAGTTAGAAGGTTCAATCTTATCTTTTATAACTGCCATTAGAAGTTAAGTACTTAGTAGGAAGTTATAGCGATGAACAAGGATTTTGCTCATACTTTAAAATAGTAGAACGTGGTCTGCATTATAAGCTTTTGTACATAAATCCATtctgaaaattttctaagtgttgagAGGTCATCCAAGTGCTTCCCTGATGGACGACCTTCATACCCACGAACAACCTCCTAATGGTGGATGACCTTCTTATCTTGAGTTAACCTTTTTGGTCTTGGACGACTCTATGGACGAACTGGAGATGGTCTGATTTTTAATTTACCAtcatatttcaaatttataatgaatatacattttatatgtatatttatattttttaaatataaaatttatagtgTTATTGTATCTTACAATATACGATATGATAAGATAcatgataccaaaaaaaaaaaaaaaaaaaaaaagactcactaTATGAATCATGTTTTGACATATATGAGTAAGATCATCTCATTATCACAACTATTGAATGTTTCCGCATGTAAACACATGTTACATACATTTTGAGAACTTAAAGCACATAAGTATATGACGGGTTAAGAATTTAAAGCACATAACTATATGGCTCTTTACTAGttgatttttaacatttaaaatacataaattgAATGAGGAATATTATTCATTACTCCAAAAGtaatcctctctctctttctctctctctctctctctcttcatctgATATGATGTGTAGCAACCATTCACCAtttgacaaaaccacaaccaacTACCACCGATAATCTGTCAAACTCCTTGCCACAACCCTTTATTTTAGATTAACTTCAAGCAACAACAATCAATGAAACCCTTCATTCCTTTTTCCtgattttcttagcaaccaaacaaacccacaagcatcaataaaacccaaaaaaaaaaaaaaaaaagaccccaGCAACAAAACCCCTATCTTAAACACCTATTGTACCTCTACAATCAACCCAAATTTCATATAGGCATTAACCAAAGCACTGCCAATAAACACATCCAACTCCAACCCAAGTTTAAACAACAGCCCATAAATCTTCCTAACCTTCAATACCTCACCACAACCAACCCAAAAATGCCAATCTCAACCCTAGGCAACCCAAAAAAGCCAATCTCAACCCCAACTGACTTAAAACCACCAACACCAAGAACGCCGACCACCTAGCTTGTGAAGTCAACCCATGAGATCCACGACTGGAACCATTGAAACCTAGAAATGGAGAGAGAATGGTTCACGATCCACCACCACGGAGATTCAAAGAAAACGATCCTGTAAAATGTACTCCCCCCTAGATCGAGGGTTTtacatggagtcgccacttatttaaaaCCTTCAATAAAAACTACTTCTGTTGCATTAATGTATATGAcaatttacatcaaattttgtaacaaaaaaatttacaatgcttttttgtcctagatacaatctaagaaaagtaaattacattgctttatttcctggttacattttaaaaaatgtaaaattacatATACAAGAGCATAGTCTAGAACCCTTAATCTTGGTTTGAAGGCTAATTTACGAGATGGGAAGGGATTAAACACCCATCTCGCCCGGTAAGACCGGTCTCCTAGGTTAAGGTGGCCAATATCATGTTatatcaaacaaatacaaacaatatgtcatataaaaatgttaatttgcaggaattgtaaacaaatatgtgttAGGGGAATTagacataaaaagaaacaaaaagtgaaaCTTGTTAGATAACAATTTTAATGTAAAGAAAGCATTAAGGTaatggcatgttcatccaagaaATCAATGTAAACAAAGAATTCCtagcctagacatgttcatctaagcatgtgaagaaaaaacaaagttgtcatgttatttgtcaTTAACATAATTGctaagagaaacaaataaaaataaaacatttgagcatatttgatcatccaagaaattatgaaaagaagaaaaatccctagacatgtttatctagagaaaatcaaaatactttgacatgtttgttcaagcatttaaaaaggtaaaacaactacctagacatgttcatctaagtgtaagcgactaaatttctagtttgaaataaatcaaacaagtaaaatagttttacaaatgcaaatttgtattgatgattgtgtggtacaattctttgaaattacaaaagagttatcctctgattcgatctccttaaaaaaacttgttgattggatttgtagtaatgtgattttgattcgaACACCCAATGTAGTTTAATTTGGCTAAAgaatggatcgaagatctttggaacagaattacaatgaatctctagCTACGAGCTTGttggaaatcctttgttcttcacgttcttcgtgttcttcatGTGTTCTTCGTGtattcttcgtcttcgaaggtttgtagTGGAAGTTCTCtggggctttagaggcttgaatccgtggagcttcactgatttgtggttgtttgaggtttctggaggcttttgagcttgattccagtgacctttgagatctaggcaggtagtttggatgattctgcttcgaatgttctttgtatttgaaggtttgtggtggaagttctttagggctttggaggcttgaatccgtagagcttcactgatttgtgatttgttgatattttcggacctttgagcttgattcccgcaaactttaggatctaggcagatggtttggatgattctgctttgaatgttctccgattttggggttgaagttcttgaaggctctGAGGCTTGATTCTtgcagagctttttcacttctgaatcttggtccccctaaatgtcttaggaaggcttctatttataggagtttggaggtGGGTGAGCAACACGTGGCGGAGTccgattggtgacacatgtcacagcctgattggtccgcttatgtcatcgcttacatgTGCTGGACTGTTTGTGTCATCTCTTACACGTAAGctgatgtgtgattggtttttgcatgacacttggcaaatttccgTTGGCttttgaatagtgatagcaaaacctagcagcaattcatggtgctttgtaattggctgtattttgtggacttggtaatgtgacgtgtcagcttgtgataggtctggaattttccctctctacactAAGCATTGAAGAGAAAGTTGTGTTTTAGCCTACAAGTGCTCATCTAAGCattcaagagaaaattgtgTATTAGCTAAgaagtgttcatctaagcatgtaaaaTGAATATCAATGAGATACataggcatgttcatccaagcatatcatgaaagaaacaaataacaACTTGTTAAGCATTTATTCAAGCATGTGTAGAAAGTTAAGAACATAATTAACTACTTACCAGCATAGAGCATAAATTAAAAAGGGGAAGTGATCACTTAAAGGGCTAGGGAGAAAGCAAGGAAGTActaaactacaaccaaagtaGGAGCAATGGTTGCacaacaatttttcttttttgctttctcaCTAGCTCTCCAGAGGGAATTCTGGGATCTAGAAAATGGAAGaggtcttctctatttataggggaagggatggcttagctttaaagctaagttattagctttcttctgaagCTAACGGAGGAGACAACCTATTTAAATGAGCTGGAACGGATTTGGTGTTGATCcccatttgaattttgaaatgatgCTGCACCTGCTTCGTATTTTGGCTCTAAATTTCCgttcaaaattccaattgattcaagatggattttttttgaaatgaaattcaattatctacaactttttcaGAAATAGAGAAAGCCAAATTTCAATGTTATCCAGGCCAAAAATGTGTTTCGAATTGCTGCTGAAAATAGTAAcgttttttgagcatttttgaaaattttcacagGATGTATCTGTTTCTtatccaatttatttttcaaaaaaaaaaaaaaaaaacttttcttctgAAGCTAAAGGAAGGGATAAACCTATTAGATAAGCTTGAACAAATTTGATGTTGATctccatttgaaattttgaaagcaAATTGAAGATGATGCTGAATTTGTGTTATCTTCTGCACCTGTGTTGTATTTTGGCCATAACTTTCTGCTTgaaattccaattgattcggGATTGATGTTTATTTGAAAGTAAATTCGATTATCTACAACTTTtacagaaatagagaaaaacaaatttcaacgTTTTCCAGGCCAAAAATGCGATTCAAGTTGCTGTTGAAGATAATGACATTCTTGagcattttttgaatttttcctatctccaaaattttttcaaaagggCAGATAAGATGCCctaaaggaaaacttttttttttcttttaaaaaatgaaataaaaatgaaatccaataaaaaatcacacttaattaattttaaattaattcttgtgagaactaatcaaaattaagtgtttaAGATATGACATGATTGGGCCCATCGTGTAGGTGAGTCATgatcattgaaaattgtttgtatgATAAATTTTGATCAGGTGGTCCGATCAAAACTCATGACATACCATTATGATCGTTAGAGcatcaagatttgttttgtatcacaAATTTGAAGATCTACCAGTTGGTTAAATGCAAGTTGTAAAATGGGGTGTTTATAGATCCATAATCTCTCgatgagaagagaagaaaagaagaagaagagagaaacgGGATTGAacagagaagaaagagagtgaCAAACGGGATTGAACagggaagagaagaaagagagagaaaagaaaattattttttaaaggaaaagaagagagaagaaatcaaataatagtttttattataatattttagcTATAGTAAGTTGTCAAAAATGAGATCACACTGTAGTTGAGTGtcaaaaattatagaatataaCATGTTTGATGTagtgtgttttttgtgtgttggtTGTTATTAATAGCATTTTTAGCACTATAGTAttcttgatgtgaatgctcttatgcATTAATTAATGAGAAGTACtacgtccataatatttttaaaatacattccataataaatcttaagtgataagttgttattgattataatttgaatccataacttaaaacttttttgttcACCCATAATAGCCAGTAACAACCttccacttagaatttgttatgaaagtattgtgaaaatgttgtgcgCATTTCTCTTATAAGTGGAAAAAACATTGGTTTTGAAGTACTAAATAATTTCTCTTAGAATGATTACAATCTTTTCTAACGGgaaatgttaggttctaaatatttaggattaaatgtttagattcTTATTTCGTGTATGTTGGCAAATCGAGAAcacaaaaacatgtctagattAGGTGTTAGACATTGCTAAAGATTGTACAAATGAAGATTCAAAAACATTCAAGCTGCAGAAAGGAGAGTTCAAGTTCTGTGaagcttgatcgatcgaaaattacaCTCAAACGATCAAAAATTGTAGATAAGTCAATTTTGCAGAATTTAAATTAGGCTTAAGCTTGCGAAAACGTTTAAGGTTTTAGTCCAACACTGTaaggtataaaaggaaaaccctaattaCATTTTAGAGGCCCTTGGAAGACTTGTGAGTTACTcttgtgagatttgagaggtttCTATTCGTTTTAACTCTACAAGTGTCTATTGGAACGAGATCTACAATCAAGAATTGGTGGAAAcaagttgctgcataaagataTACTATTGATGgtgatttgaaacctttgagtgggatctcaaagtcacaaatggGGAGTTTGTGTTTAGCAAATCCAAGGTAGAAGAGTCTGTAGAGTCTGAGCaacacgtggtcgtgttagtaagttctattTGAGTTagctttagatttagggtttaaatctattgtaatcttccattctatcatagtggatttgtttatcTTGAGGATATTTAGGTTAAATCTTCTACAGGTTTTTACCTTAAAATGGttgattttattggttttattggGTAATTATATTGttgtcttctttatttttctgcactaTATGATATGATTGTATGTGTTTAACCTAGAActgaataattaacctaagtaactacttggctaattaattatgttaaacTAATTAATTATGGCCTTCGAAATCATACCACACGAGCTTGTTTTTAGAATGGTTGTAAGGAGTCAAATTGTGGTCCCTCTAACAATCCCTCATTCACAATGACACTCTCGTGACTTGAACCCATGACtttagctctgataccatttgttggACCGTGAAATGTGCCATTccacctcaaaaccaattggtgatgaGAAAAGATACATTCAAATCTCTTATGACATTTGACATCACATCATGCGGACAATTTTTAGAATGGCAATAGGGAGTCAAATTGTGGTCCTCCAATAGGAATAGTGCAAAatatgcttattttttaagagaaaaagttcaaaataCGCTAAATcctgttagtttttatttacgTATGGtgcttttctttgtttgggAGTGTCACATATACATTACAAGGTAACATGAAGTTTTCCAGAGTGTTGACAAATTCTAACATTACTTCGCTTTGGATTCTTGCTTCGCAATATGATCAATAACGGGTTCAACCAGAGTCTCCACGTCTTCCTTCAATGTATCCACCTATGTTTTGATCAAACCGAAATCATTCAATACCTCTACACTACGGAAATACATGTATGTACTACTCGCGTAATGCATGTTTATGATGTTTGCACAGCCTTGGGAGATGCCTAAGTAATGCTTTAAAATTGTTGAATGAAACAAAATTGTGTTGTTTTGATAGTGAATGATTATGTATATTGCCAATAACTGATGCTTGGTCAATgaagaaaaatactaataaaGGAAGAGAAGGTATCAGCAAATGAATGCAATAACTTGCGAATTAACAGTGGTTCAAAGAGAGTGCTTTTATATTGCAATACCTTGTGGATAAAATCTTCTGTTAGTTGGGCATCGTGGACAACCTCTTTTGAAAAACGTTCAACCAACAAAGCTGCTTTCTTCAGATTACCATTTTCAGGAAGCTTATCTGTAGCTTTTGCTGATACCTTCTCTGCCACAGTGCCCACCTTTTCTACTACCTCCGCTACAATTTCAACCTCTGTAGCCACTATTTCTGCCTCTCCTATAACATCCAAATAATTccataaatgaattaaaacctTTTTGTAATAATATTGGGAGAAAATGATactatattttttgtattaccTTATAGATAGAAGTAGaagtgtttttactttttactctTCTAGGCCAAGTTTGTAGTTGTTTTGCTtgaagttcattttttttctccatttataCCCTTAATTTGGGAAATAATTCTTTTCCCAAGTTTGATCATGCCAATATCGGAATTTGTTGTGAATCCAAAAAGAATAGTTACAATTTACaagtatgtttatttatttctaaattctaattaaGGAGATTAAGAGACATAACACAAGAAAGCTTGATAGAAAATTCAGGTTTAACAAATTGCACAGCTGAAATTACCTTCAATCCATTGTAGTTTCCTCCAATCCTGCTTCCAGTTCCACAATGGTAGCGAGAAAGCAAAGATAGAGCCCAAAATCCATTTTGCCCTGTATGGTTTGGTAATTCATCAAATTGCCCACATGATGACACTGCCCCACCCTCATGCGAAATGGTGATCATAATAACCAAATtctataattattttcaaaattttctaatatatatcATTAATATCTAATTAAACTAATGGAACCTGATGATTTTCCAGTTTTCCTAAGAATCATATGCTATTCCACTATGGAATAATTCCTATATACGACattgttatattattatatagcACGActctttagcaaaaaaaaatatagcacgactctttcttttttttatttttatttttatttgggatAGGTTGTACGACTTCTATTAGATTATTAAATATAGGAACAAGTCAGAAAGTTGAATTCAGTGCGCAGGAGCTATtccgaccaaaaaaaaaaaaaaacctaaaatttctatattaatttctttgaatgccacacatttttttttttaaattattcaatACTCAGGCAACAATTTACTCCCTTATCTCATATAAATAGTAGGTTTAGTCGTAAATATAATTATCAGGACTTATTATCATGTGATCGATTAGGATGCACGGACACTTCATTTTGAATGTCATACTTGTGTCGTATCTGTGTCATAACGGTGTCCAATTTGCTgtattatgttataattttttaaaaattactcgTGTTGCCATATCGTATCCATACTCGTACCTGTACACAAGTTTGTGTCCGTGCATCCTAGGCGATCAAGAGGAAGAAATATTGGTCTAGAAGTATTGAATAATTTATCAGGTTTTTATAATtccttaaaaaacaaatattaatggGAATACATACCAAGAAGGGAGGTTGAACTTTGGAGGGGTTGGTGCAGGTGGTTGAACCTTGCCCTTTTCTTGATTGACCctaaaattaaaagcaaagaaactattaaaaaatcatTCTTGAAAAACCTGAAGATTATTTggagaaagatgaaagaaagcAAGAGAAGATTACGTATTAGCATCATGTTTTTTCCACGTTTTGCTATTGGTGCTGAAAAACTTTGACCCTTCGTTCATTCCATAACCATTTCCAAGCTTATTTACAGAAAAAACCGGCCGGTGTCCCTGAGATATATAGCCGGAGCAAGACTTGTCACGGTGAATTGTTTCAAGAATGCTTCGCAACTTGCAGGAAAGCCCTGAACCTGTTCTAGACATATTGAAcggttttctttcttatctctGAAAATGACTATATGTAACCCTTGTTAGAGAATTCAAGCACAATGAAATTTCAATCAACAGAAGACTATgcatatatatagattatgtttcaaattGTGACTAAGGAGGATAAAGATTAGTGTAGTATTATTATACTTTTCCAATGGGGTTTGCGTGAGGGAGTGCTTGCGGGACTAACAAAGTGCTTGGAAAGAACACGCTAAAGGATAACGCTAATTTTACATGTTTTGTCACTCCAAGCTAAAGGTTTATACCTAAAATAAGGCTAACCTGTCACCTGTGTTCCTTGCAAGTAAAAACTTCGTACTCTGTTCAGGAGCTTCAAAGATGATCCCTTTTTCtttcctaaaaagaaaaaagaaaaaaagagaccaCTTTTTTTGTTGCTTGGCATGGTTTTCATTTTGCTTCAAGCAATATACAAAGAGTAATAAAgagtttacaatatttttacaacaaattatagatgACAAGTTACTACAGGTTTTAATATGATTTCACCAATGATATTACTGTTTTATTGATTCATAAAAACTTgtcaacttataatttattataaaattgttgtgaaaatattataagcgtaaaattaattacttatattgaaaataatatagaaaagagataaaaacaGAGTATTTGTATTGGGCACAAAGCATGTATGATGTATCCTGTATGCCCATGAGAAAATAAGGTGTTAAAAATATTGGGCCGAGTGAACCCAATGAATTGTCCCTAGTGGGTCTGGTTTAGCCCATAACAAAGAGTTGTAACTCTTACTTGAAGGATGTGACTCTTAATAAATACGTTTGATCGTTTGTAATGGGttacaaattttgacaaatattgTGTAGTGTCTATAAATATGACACCAAACATTAATCTTAGATGATTAATTAGTTTTTGTATCAAATACCACTGTGCCAGACTGCCAGTCTTatcaatatttttgtttgtgaGAGATGGTACGTGACAATATAGAACACTTCCAAAGATAcgcaaataaataattcatgtTCTCTGTGTTCTCTCTCTTCCactttccaacaaaaaaaaaaaaaaaaaaaactctgctTTGTGTTGGAGCATAGTTTTTTGTGTGGTCTCTTGTCAATTGCTAGAGTGTTA encodes:
- the LOC126706503 gene encoding uncharacterized protein LOC126706503; its protein translation is MSRTGSGLSCKLRSILETIHRDKSCSGYISQGHRPVFSVNKLGNGYGMNEGSKFFSTNSKTWKKHDANTVNQEKGKVQPPAPTPPKFNLPSWAKWILGSIFAFSLPLWNWKQDWRKLQWIEGEAEIVATEVEIVAEVVEKVGTVAEKVSAKATDKLPENGNLKKAALLVERFSKEVVHDAQLTEDFIHKVDTLKEDVETLVEPVIDHIAKQESKAK